A window from Branchiostoma lanceolatum isolate klBraLanc5 chromosome 9, klBraLanc5.hap2, whole genome shotgun sequence encodes these proteins:
- the LOC136442487 gene encoding glucose-6-phosphate exchanger SLC37A2-like isoform X1 yields the protein MAASTSPKAQIISAMSKRRWQWLAFLGLFLGYWGSVFCRTATEAVMPAMMLDKTIQFDKRTAGTMLACGNGAFILGKILCGVASESFGGTRVLTVSLLLVAFFAIAYARVYTASMLIGSYMLLKLFTAIWPAVTKLLSAWFDKEDYGKVLGGMSIGFQAGSVIATVLIGSMLSRGLHWRTVVTIPAVAMVMIVCLKQFLLYESPSKLGLAPATREAESPSKQKPQDHPMDKLSVRQALVYMMETPAFWVVAVASMALSGVFELQIFMPLYFKEALHLTPGQAAQAAALAPAGAIVSLVIGGFLYDRLRRQEKCIMMSTFLVITVVCIGTLWRYNDLDIKLAVVVAFFLGFSVTTPFFLPITIFYMSFGGKRHTPTVTGILDCLGSLAAVIMDNLMGSFAWKDLFAVQFGCAIAGLVSLALLLSSRYST from the exons ATGGCAGCGTCGACTTCTCCGAAAGCCCAGATTATTTCTGCCATGTCGAAGCGCCGCTGGCAGTGGCTGGCCTTCCTCGGGCTGTTCCTGGGGTACTGGGGGAGCGTCTTCTGCCGCACGGCGACGGAAGCTGTTATGCCCGCCATGATGCTGGACAAAACCATCCAGTTCGACAAG CGGACAGCAGGAACTATGCTGGCCTGCGGAAATGGTGCATTTATCCTGGGCAAAATCCTGTGCGGGGTGGCCTCGGAGTCGTTCGGAGGGACACGAGTTCTGACCGTGTCTCTACTGTTGGTAGCGTTCTTCGCCATAGCCTACGCCAGGGTGTACACCGCCTCTATGTTGATTGGTTCCTACATGCTACTGAAGCTTTTCACT GCAATCTGGCCGGCTGTCACCAAGCTGCTGTCGGCCTGGTTTGACAAAGAGGATTATGGGAAGGTTCTGGGAGGAATGTCCATCGGTTTCCAGGCGGGAAGCGTCATCGCGACTGTTCTCATCGGCTCCATGCTGTCCAGAG GTCTCCACTGGCGGACTGTTGTTACCATCCCggcggttgccatggtgatgattGTGTGTCTGAAGCAGTTTCTTCTGTACGAGTCTCCCAGCAAACTTGGGCTGGCGCCGGCAACACGAGAAGCAGAATCCCCCTCAAAG CAGAAGCCCCAGGACCATCCCATGGACAAGCTGAGTGTGAGGCAAGCCCTGGTGTACATGATGGAGACTCCTGCCTTCTGGGTGGTGGCCGTGGCATCCATGGCTCTGTCAG GAGTGTTTGAACTTCAGATCTTCATGCCATTGTACTTCAAGGAGGCACTGCACCTCACGCCAGGCCAGGCCGCGCAGGCCGCCGCCCTAGCCCCCGCCGGCGCCATCGTGTCTCTCGTCATCGGCGGCTTTCTGTACGACAGATTGCGTCGCCAGGAAAAGTGCATCATGATGTCTACATTCCTCGTCATCACCGTGGTGTGTATCGGAACGCTGTGGCGATACAATGACTTGGACATCAAACTTGCCGTAGTCGTTGCATTCTTTCTTGGCTTTTCCGTAACAACCCCTTTCTTCCTGCCCATCACGATATTCTACATGTCGTTCGGAGGAAAGCGTCACACGCCCACCGTCACCGGGATCCTGGACTGTTTAGGGTCGCTGGCTGCGGTGATCATGGACAATCTGATGGGCTCCTTTGCCTGGAAAGACTTGTTTGCTGTCCAGTTTGGCTGTGCCATCGCAGGACTGGTGTCCTTAGCATTGCTCCTGTCCTCACGTTACTCAACATAA
- the LOC136442487 gene encoding glucose-6-phosphate exchanger SLC37A2-like isoform X2, translated as MAASTSPKAQIISAMSKRRWQWLAFLGLFLGYWGSVFCRTATEAVMPAMMLDKTIQFDKRTAGTMLACGNGAFILGKILCGVASESFGGTRVLTVSLLLVAFFAIAYARVYTASMLIGSYMLLKLFTAIWPAVTKLLSAWFDKEDYGKVLGGMSIGFQAGSVIATVLIGSMLSRGLHWRTVVTIPAVAMVMIVCLKQFLLYESPSKLGLAPATREAESPSKKPQDHPMDKLSVRQALVYMMETPAFWVVAVASMALSGVFELQIFMPLYFKEALHLTPGQAAQAAALAPAGAIVSLVIGGFLYDRLRRQEKCIMMSTFLVITVVCIGTLWRYNDLDIKLAVVVAFFLGFSVTTPFFLPITIFYMSFGGKRHTPTVTGILDCLGSLAAVIMDNLMGSFAWKDLFAVQFGCAIAGLVSLALLLSSRYST; from the exons ATGGCAGCGTCGACTTCTCCGAAAGCCCAGATTATTTCTGCCATGTCGAAGCGCCGCTGGCAGTGGCTGGCCTTCCTCGGGCTGTTCCTGGGGTACTGGGGGAGCGTCTTCTGCCGCACGGCGACGGAAGCTGTTATGCCCGCCATGATGCTGGACAAAACCATCCAGTTCGACAAG CGGACAGCAGGAACTATGCTGGCCTGCGGAAATGGTGCATTTATCCTGGGCAAAATCCTGTGCGGGGTGGCCTCGGAGTCGTTCGGAGGGACACGAGTTCTGACCGTGTCTCTACTGTTGGTAGCGTTCTTCGCCATAGCCTACGCCAGGGTGTACACCGCCTCTATGTTGATTGGTTCCTACATGCTACTGAAGCTTTTCACT GCAATCTGGCCGGCTGTCACCAAGCTGCTGTCGGCCTGGTTTGACAAAGAGGATTATGGGAAGGTTCTGGGAGGAATGTCCATCGGTTTCCAGGCGGGAAGCGTCATCGCGACTGTTCTCATCGGCTCCATGCTGTCCAGAG GTCTCCACTGGCGGACTGTTGTTACCATCCCggcggttgccatggtgatgattGTGTGTCTGAAGCAGTTTCTTCTGTACGAGTCTCCCAGCAAACTTGGGCTGGCGCCGGCAACACGAGAAGCAGAATCCCCCTCAAAG AAGCCCCAGGACCATCCCATGGACAAGCTGAGTGTGAGGCAAGCCCTGGTGTACATGATGGAGACTCCTGCCTTCTGGGTGGTGGCCGTGGCATCCATGGCTCTGTCAG GAGTGTTTGAACTTCAGATCTTCATGCCATTGTACTTCAAGGAGGCACTGCACCTCACGCCAGGCCAGGCCGCGCAGGCCGCCGCCCTAGCCCCCGCCGGCGCCATCGTGTCTCTCGTCATCGGCGGCTTTCTGTACGACAGATTGCGTCGCCAGGAAAAGTGCATCATGATGTCTACATTCCTCGTCATCACCGTGGTGTGTATCGGAACGCTGTGGCGATACAATGACTTGGACATCAAACTTGCCGTAGTCGTTGCATTCTTTCTTGGCTTTTCCGTAACAACCCCTTTCTTCCTGCCCATCACGATATTCTACATGTCGTTCGGAGGAAAGCGTCACACGCCCACCGTCACCGGGATCCTGGACTGTTTAGGGTCGCTGGCTGCGGTGATCATGGACAATCTGATGGGCTCCTTTGCCTGGAAAGACTTGTTTGCTGTCCAGTTTGGCTGTGCCATCGCAGGACTGGTGTCCTTAGCATTGCTCCTGTCCTCACGTTACTCAACATAA
- the LOC136442487 gene encoding uncharacterized protein isoform X3 codes for MAASTSPKAQIISAMSKRRWQWLAFLGLFLGYWGSVFCRTATEAVMPAMMLDKTIQFDKAIWPAVTKLLSAWFDKEDYGKVLGGMSIGFQAGSVIATVLIGSMLSRGLHWRTVVTIPAVAMVMIVCLKQFLLYESPSKLGLAPATREAESPSKQKPQDHPMDKLSVRQALVYMMETPAFWVVAVASMALSGVFELQIFMPLYFKEALHLTPGQAAQAAALAPAGAIVSLVIGGFLYDRLRRQEKCIMMSTFLVITVVCIGTLWRYNDLDIKLAVVVAFFLGFSVTTPFFLPITIFYMSFGGKRHTPTVTGILDCLGSLAAVIMDNLMGSFAWKDLFAVQFGCAIAGLVSLALLLSSRYST; via the exons ATGGCAGCGTCGACTTCTCCGAAAGCCCAGATTATTTCTGCCATGTCGAAGCGCCGCTGGCAGTGGCTGGCCTTCCTCGGGCTGTTCCTGGGGTACTGGGGGAGCGTCTTCTGCCGCACGGCGACGGAAGCTGTTATGCCCGCCATGATGCTGGACAAAACCATCCAGTTCGACAAG GCAATCTGGCCGGCTGTCACCAAGCTGCTGTCGGCCTGGTTTGACAAAGAGGATTATGGGAAGGTTCTGGGAGGAATGTCCATCGGTTTCCAGGCGGGAAGCGTCATCGCGACTGTTCTCATCGGCTCCATGCTGTCCAGAG GTCTCCACTGGCGGACTGTTGTTACCATCCCggcggttgccatggtgatgattGTGTGTCTGAAGCAGTTTCTTCTGTACGAGTCTCCCAGCAAACTTGGGCTGGCGCCGGCAACACGAGAAGCAGAATCCCCCTCAAAG CAGAAGCCCCAGGACCATCCCATGGACAAGCTGAGTGTGAGGCAAGCCCTGGTGTACATGATGGAGACTCCTGCCTTCTGGGTGGTGGCCGTGGCATCCATGGCTCTGTCAG GAGTGTTTGAACTTCAGATCTTCATGCCATTGTACTTCAAGGAGGCACTGCACCTCACGCCAGGCCAGGCCGCGCAGGCCGCCGCCCTAGCCCCCGCCGGCGCCATCGTGTCTCTCGTCATCGGCGGCTTTCTGTACGACAGATTGCGTCGCCAGGAAAAGTGCATCATGATGTCTACATTCCTCGTCATCACCGTGGTGTGTATCGGAACGCTGTGGCGATACAATGACTTGGACATCAAACTTGCCGTAGTCGTTGCATTCTTTCTTGGCTTTTCCGTAACAACCCCTTTCTTCCTGCCCATCACGATATTCTACATGTCGTTCGGAGGAAAGCGTCACACGCCCACCGTCACCGGGATCCTGGACTGTTTAGGGTCGCTGGCTGCGGTGATCATGGACAATCTGATGGGCTCCTTTGCCTGGAAAGACTTGTTTGCTGTCCAGTTTGGCTGTGCCATCGCAGGACTGGTGTCCTTAGCATTGCTCCTGTCCTCACGTTACTCAACATAA